Proteins found in one Takifugu flavidus isolate HTHZ2018 chromosome 7, ASM371156v2, whole genome shotgun sequence genomic segment:
- the nasp gene encoding nuclear autoantigenic sperm protein isoform X4: MPEGTYTASSSGSAEEQPCSSSAAAAAEDSSVDVMEEAKKLVGAGNKYLVLGDVVSAVAVFQDACSMLAAKYGDTADECGEALFLCGKSLLELARMENSVLGNALEGVPEESEGEEQPTDSKIESADNLDDDDSDEDDEAGEGNGQAKEEEVGNLQLAWEMLEVAKVIYKRKDDEDGQLTAAQIYLKLGEVSAESGNYPQALEDFQECLCLQLKHLPPHSRLLAETHYHVATTLCYMDKYSQAIQHYNSSIEVIEKRLEMLQEAIAKAEGEDGTAEEERELEELKQLLPEIREKVEDAAESQRTASAASQAIQQALGGASTSSAFRCENGGPSSSSSEPASQVPVTSSDSPPSKMASDISHLVRKKRKPEEGRVKDTDAKQAKQETTVNGSSDSTASNSNAVQGKSQESANQTSPVKSSS; this comes from the exons ATGCCAGAAGGAACATATACCGCGTCAAGCTCTGGGAG CGCGGAGGAGCAGCCGTGCTCCTCATcggcggcagctgctgcagaggacag ctctgtcGATGTCATGGAGGAGGCAAAGAAGCTGGTTGGAGCAGGAAACAAGTATCTGGTCTTGGGCGATGTggtttctgctgttgctgtgttccaGGACGCATGCAGCATGTT GGCTGCCAAGTATGGGGACACTGCAGATGAGTGTGGGGAGGCCTTGTTCTTGTGTGGGAAGTCTCTGCTGGAACTTGCCAG GATGGAGAACTCTGTCCTCGGTAACGCCCTGGAGGGAGTCCCAGAAGagtctgaaggagaggagcagcCCACTGACTCCAAAATTGAGAGTGCTGATAATCTTGATG atgatgacagtgatgaagatgatgaggctGGAGAGGGAAATGGACAAGCAAAG gaggaggaagtggggaATTTACAGTTGGCATGGGAGATGCTGGAGGTTGCTAAAGTGATCTATAAAAG AAAGGACGACGAAGATGGCCAGCTGACGGCGGCTCAAATATATCTGAAACTTGGAGAAGTCAGTGCCGAGTCAG GCAACTATCCCCAGGCTTTAGAGGACTTCCAAGAGTGTCTCTGCCTGCAGCTGAAACACCTTCCACCGCACAGTCGTCTGCTGGCTGAGACCCATTATCACGTTGCCACAACTCTGTGCTACATGGACAAATATAGTCAGGCCATCCAGCACTACAACAGCTCCATCGAGGTCATTGAGAAACGACTGG AAATGTTGCAGGAGGCGATAGCCAaagcagaaggagaagatggcacggctgaagaggagagggagctggaggagctgaagcagcttCTGCCTGAGATCAGGGAAAAGGTTGAGGACGCCGCAGAAAGCCAGAGAACGGCGAGCGCTGCGTCTCAGGCCATCCAACAGGCCCTG GGTGGAGCTTCAACGTCATCGGCATTCCGATGTGAAAATGGTGGCCCTTCGTCATCATCCTCGGAGCCCGCCAGCCAG GTTCCAGTCACATCGTCTGACAGCCCCCCCTCTAAAATGGCCTCTGACATCTCTCACCTCGTCAGGAAAAAG AGGAAACCAGAGGAGGGCCGAGTAAAGGACACTGATGCTAAACAGGCAAAACAGGAAACCACAGTTAATGGCAGCAGTGACTCGACTGCCAGCAACAGCAATGCAGTCCAGGGGAAATCACAGGAG TCTGCCAACCAAACATCGCCTGTCAAGTCTTCATCATGA
- the nasp gene encoding nuclear autoantigenic sperm protein isoform X2 — protein sequence MPEGTYTASSSGSAEEQPCSSSAAAAAEDSSVDVMEEAKKLVGAGNKYLVLGDVVSAVAVFQDACSMLAAKYGDTADECGEALFLCGKSLLELARMENSVLGNALEGVPEESEGEEQPTDSKIESADNLDEKTRDELRMQVYDAMAEKPKEVGQESVAGSVKTDEKRENSDAQSPIKSVNSANHGAKGNGVEKSPVPPVNDIVNKPAMNEEEPDKDVNSNAEAEEEDEGAEGNDDSDEDDEAGEGNGQAKEEEVGNLQLAWEMLEVAKVIYKRKDDEDGQLTAAQIYLKLGEVSAESGNYPQALEDFQECLCLQLKHLPPHSRLLAETHYHVATTLCYMDKYSQAIQHYNSSIEVIEKRLEMLQEAIAKAEGEDGTAEEERELEELKQLLPEIREKVEDAAESQRTASAASQAIQQALGGASTSSAFRCENGGPSSSSSEPASQVPVTSSDSPPSKMASDISHLVRKKSANQTSPVKSSS from the exons ATGCCAGAAGGAACATATACCGCGTCAAGCTCTGGGAG CGCGGAGGAGCAGCCGTGCTCCTCATcggcggcagctgctgcagaggacag ctctgtcGATGTCATGGAGGAGGCAAAGAAGCTGGTTGGAGCAGGAAACAAGTATCTGGTCTTGGGCGATGTggtttctgctgttgctgtgttccaGGACGCATGCAGCATGTT GGCTGCCAAGTATGGGGACACTGCAGATGAGTGTGGGGAGGCCTTGTTCTTGTGTGGGAAGTCTCTGCTGGAACTTGCCAG GATGGAGAACTCTGTCCTCGGTAACGCCCTGGAGGGAGTCCCAGAAGagtctgaaggagaggagcagcCCACTGACTCCAAAATTGAGAGTGCTGATAATCTTGATG AAAAAACTAGAGACGAGCTTCGAATGCAAGTCTACGATGCGATGGCTGAGAAGCCGAAGGAAGTCGGACAGGAGTCGGTCGCTGGATCGGTTAAAACCGAtgagaaaagggaaaacagTGACGCACAATCCCCAATCAAAAGTGTAAATAGTGCAAATCATGGCGCCAAAGGAAATGGAGTGGAGAAGAGCCCAGTTCCACCTGTGAATGACATCGTTAACAAACCTGCCATGAATGAGGAAGAACCAGACAAGGATGTGAACTCAAATGCagaagctgaagaggaagatgaaggagcaGAGGGCA atgatgacagtgatgaagatgatgaggctGGAGAGGGAAATGGACAAGCAAAG gaggaggaagtggggaATTTACAGTTGGCATGGGAGATGCTGGAGGTTGCTAAAGTGATCTATAAAAG AAAGGACGACGAAGATGGCCAGCTGACGGCGGCTCAAATATATCTGAAACTTGGAGAAGTCAGTGCCGAGTCAG GCAACTATCCCCAGGCTTTAGAGGACTTCCAAGAGTGTCTCTGCCTGCAGCTGAAACACCTTCCACCGCACAGTCGTCTGCTGGCTGAGACCCATTATCACGTTGCCACAACTCTGTGCTACATGGACAAATATAGTCAGGCCATCCAGCACTACAACAGCTCCATCGAGGTCATTGAGAAACGACTGG AAATGTTGCAGGAGGCGATAGCCAaagcagaaggagaagatggcacggctgaagaggagagggagctggaggagctgaagcagcttCTGCCTGAGATCAGGGAAAAGGTTGAGGACGCCGCAGAAAGCCAGAGAACGGCGAGCGCTGCGTCTCAGGCCATCCAACAGGCCCTG GGTGGAGCTTCAACGTCATCGGCATTCCGATGTGAAAATGGTGGCCCTTCGTCATCATCCTCGGAGCCCGCCAGCCAG GTTCCAGTCACATCGTCTGACAGCCCCCCCTCTAAAATGGCCTCTGACATCTCTCACCTCGTCAGGAAAAAG TCTGCCAACCAAACATCGCCTGTCAAGTCTTCATCATGA
- the nasp gene encoding nuclear autoantigenic sperm protein isoform X3, which produces MPEGTYTASSSGSAEEQPCSSSAAAAAEDSSVDVMEEAKKLVGAGNKYLVLGDVVSAVAVFQDACSMLAAKYGDTADECGEALFLCGKSLLELARMENSVLGNALEGVPEESEGEEQPTDSKIESADNLDGMYEIDEDDEAGEGNGQAKEEEVGNLQLAWEMLEVAKVIYKRKDDEDGQLTAAQIYLKLGEVSAESGNYPQALEDFQECLCLQLKHLPPHSRLLAETHYHVATTLCYMDKYSQAIQHYNSSIEVIEKRLEMLQEAIAKAEGEDGTAEEERELEELKQLLPEIREKVEDAAESQRTASAASQAIQQALGGASTSSAFRCENGGPSSSSSEPASQVPVTSSDSPPSKMASDISHLVRKKRKPEEGRVKDTDAKQAKQETTVNGSSDSTASNSNAVQGKSQESANQTSPVKSSS; this is translated from the exons ATGCCAGAAGGAACATATACCGCGTCAAGCTCTGGGAG CGCGGAGGAGCAGCCGTGCTCCTCATcggcggcagctgctgcagaggacag ctctgtcGATGTCATGGAGGAGGCAAAGAAGCTGGTTGGAGCAGGAAACAAGTATCTGGTCTTGGGCGATGTggtttctgctgttgctgtgttccaGGACGCATGCAGCATGTT GGCTGCCAAGTATGGGGACACTGCAGATGAGTGTGGGGAGGCCTTGTTCTTGTGTGGGAAGTCTCTGCTGGAACTTGCCAG GATGGAGAACTCTGTCCTCGGTAACGCCCTGGAGGGAGTCCCAGAAGagtctgaaggagaggagcagcCCACTGACTCCAAAATTGAGAGTGCTGATAATCTTGATGGTATGTATGAAAT tgatgaagatgatgaggctGGAGAGGGAAATGGACAAGCAAAG gaggaggaagtggggaATTTACAGTTGGCATGGGAGATGCTGGAGGTTGCTAAAGTGATCTATAAAAG AAAGGACGACGAAGATGGCCAGCTGACGGCGGCTCAAATATATCTGAAACTTGGAGAAGTCAGTGCCGAGTCAG GCAACTATCCCCAGGCTTTAGAGGACTTCCAAGAGTGTCTCTGCCTGCAGCTGAAACACCTTCCACCGCACAGTCGTCTGCTGGCTGAGACCCATTATCACGTTGCCACAACTCTGTGCTACATGGACAAATATAGTCAGGCCATCCAGCACTACAACAGCTCCATCGAGGTCATTGAGAAACGACTGG AAATGTTGCAGGAGGCGATAGCCAaagcagaaggagaagatggcacggctgaagaggagagggagctggaggagctgaagcagcttCTGCCTGAGATCAGGGAAAAGGTTGAGGACGCCGCAGAAAGCCAGAGAACGGCGAGCGCTGCGTCTCAGGCCATCCAACAGGCCCTG GGTGGAGCTTCAACGTCATCGGCATTCCGATGTGAAAATGGTGGCCCTTCGTCATCATCCTCGGAGCCCGCCAGCCAG GTTCCAGTCACATCGTCTGACAGCCCCCCCTCTAAAATGGCCTCTGACATCTCTCACCTCGTCAGGAAAAAG AGGAAACCAGAGGAGGGCCGAGTAAAGGACACTGATGCTAAACAGGCAAAACAGGAAACCACAGTTAATGGCAGCAGTGACTCGACTGCCAGCAACAGCAATGCAGTCCAGGGGAAATCACAGGAG TCTGCCAACCAAACATCGCCTGTCAAGTCTTCATCATGA
- the nasp gene encoding nuclear autoantigenic sperm protein isoform X1: protein MPEGTYTASSSGSAEEQPCSSSAAAAAEDSSVDVMEEAKKLVGAGNKYLVLGDVVSAVAVFQDACSMLAAKYGDTADECGEALFLCGKSLLELARMENSVLGNALEGVPEESEGEEQPTDSKIESADNLDEKTRDELRMQVYDAMAEKPKEVGQESVAGSVKTDEKRENSDAQSPIKSVNSANHGAKGNGVEKSPVPPVNDIVNKPAMNEEEPDKDVNSNAEAEEEDEGAEGNDDSDEDDEAGEGNGQAKEEEVGNLQLAWEMLEVAKVIYKRKDDEDGQLTAAQIYLKLGEVSAESGNYPQALEDFQECLCLQLKHLPPHSRLLAETHYHVATTLCYMDKYSQAIQHYNSSIEVIEKRLEMLQEAIAKAEGEDGTAEEERELEELKQLLPEIREKVEDAAESQRTASAASQAIQQALGGASTSSAFRCENGGPSSSSSEPASQVPVTSSDSPPSKMASDISHLVRKKRKPEEGRVKDTDAKQAKQETTVNGSSDSTASNSNAVQGKSQESANQTSPVKSSS, encoded by the exons ATGCCAGAAGGAACATATACCGCGTCAAGCTCTGGGAG CGCGGAGGAGCAGCCGTGCTCCTCATcggcggcagctgctgcagaggacag ctctgtcGATGTCATGGAGGAGGCAAAGAAGCTGGTTGGAGCAGGAAACAAGTATCTGGTCTTGGGCGATGTggtttctgctgttgctgtgttccaGGACGCATGCAGCATGTT GGCTGCCAAGTATGGGGACACTGCAGATGAGTGTGGGGAGGCCTTGTTCTTGTGTGGGAAGTCTCTGCTGGAACTTGCCAG GATGGAGAACTCTGTCCTCGGTAACGCCCTGGAGGGAGTCCCAGAAGagtctgaaggagaggagcagcCCACTGACTCCAAAATTGAGAGTGCTGATAATCTTGATG AAAAAACTAGAGACGAGCTTCGAATGCAAGTCTACGATGCGATGGCTGAGAAGCCGAAGGAAGTCGGACAGGAGTCGGTCGCTGGATCGGTTAAAACCGAtgagaaaagggaaaacagTGACGCACAATCCCCAATCAAAAGTGTAAATAGTGCAAATCATGGCGCCAAAGGAAATGGAGTGGAGAAGAGCCCAGTTCCACCTGTGAATGACATCGTTAACAAACCTGCCATGAATGAGGAAGAACCAGACAAGGATGTGAACTCAAATGCagaagctgaagaggaagatgaaggagcaGAGGGCA atgatgacagtgatgaagatgatgaggctGGAGAGGGAAATGGACAAGCAAAG gaggaggaagtggggaATTTACAGTTGGCATGGGAGATGCTGGAGGTTGCTAAAGTGATCTATAAAAG AAAGGACGACGAAGATGGCCAGCTGACGGCGGCTCAAATATATCTGAAACTTGGAGAAGTCAGTGCCGAGTCAG GCAACTATCCCCAGGCTTTAGAGGACTTCCAAGAGTGTCTCTGCCTGCAGCTGAAACACCTTCCACCGCACAGTCGTCTGCTGGCTGAGACCCATTATCACGTTGCCACAACTCTGTGCTACATGGACAAATATAGTCAGGCCATCCAGCACTACAACAGCTCCATCGAGGTCATTGAGAAACGACTGG AAATGTTGCAGGAGGCGATAGCCAaagcagaaggagaagatggcacggctgaagaggagagggagctggaggagctgaagcagcttCTGCCTGAGATCAGGGAAAAGGTTGAGGACGCCGCAGAAAGCCAGAGAACGGCGAGCGCTGCGTCTCAGGCCATCCAACAGGCCCTG GGTGGAGCTTCAACGTCATCGGCATTCCGATGTGAAAATGGTGGCCCTTCGTCATCATCCTCGGAGCCCGCCAGCCAG GTTCCAGTCACATCGTCTGACAGCCCCCCCTCTAAAATGGCCTCTGACATCTCTCACCTCGTCAGGAAAAAG AGGAAACCAGAGGAGGGCCGAGTAAAGGACACTGATGCTAAACAGGCAAAACAGGAAACCACAGTTAATGGCAGCAGTGACTCGACTGCCAGCAACAGCAATGCAGTCCAGGGGAAATCACAGGAG TCTGCCAACCAAACATCGCCTGTCAAGTCTTCATCATGA